The following proteins come from a genomic window of Lolium rigidum isolate FL_2022 chromosome 5, APGP_CSIRO_Lrig_0.1, whole genome shotgun sequence:
- the LOC124655563 gene encoding alpha-amylase inhibitor 0.28-like — translation MSTKTMPWVLLLCMLVGTTMADAGSDNSGPWMWCKPGLVFPVYALPRCRAVVKLQCVGSQVPAAVLRDCCQQLADITNDWCRCGALSSMLRTMYAELGASGRTEVLPGCRKEVMKLTAASVPGVCKVPIPNPTAGRTDVCYWATYPDSRRLVSAAS, via the coding sequence ATGTCGACGAAGACCATGCCCTGGGTGCTCCTGCTATGCATGCTGGTGGGAACAACCATGGCGGATGCAGGGAGCGATAACAGTGGTCCTTGGATGTGGTGCAAGCCGGGGCTAGTCTTCCCGGTGTATGCGCTCCCTCGCTGCCGGGCAGTGGTAAAGCTTCAGTGTGTGGGCAGCCAGGTGCCCGCCGCTGTCCTAAGGGACTGCTGCCAGCAGCTCGCCGACATCACCAATGACTGGTGCAGGTGCGGGGCTCTCAGCAGTATGTTGCGCACCATGTATGCGGAGCTCGGCGCGTCGGGGAGAACGGAGGTGCTCCCAGGATGCCGGAAGGAGGTGATGAAGCTCACGGCGGCGAGCGTGCCTGGGGTCTGCAAGGTGCCTATTCCCAATCCCACCGCAGGCAGGACAGATGTCTGCTACTGGGCAACGTATCCAGATTCCAGACGCCTAGTCTCTgcagcttcttaa